From the genome of Frankiales bacterium, one region includes:
- the wrbA gene encoding NAD(P)H:quinone oxidoreductase, producing the protein MTDAVKVAVIYYSATGSVHTMAARAAQAAEKAGAEVRLVRVAELAPAEAIASNEAWAAHSAATADVPVATPADIEWADVVLFGTPTRYGNVAAQLKQYLDTLGPLWAQGKLADKVYAAFTSTGTKRGGQETTLLALYNSVYHFGGIIVPPGYTDPAVKFNDGNPYGVSHVSFNGANPPADEEFAALDHLAQRAVGVAARLRRGAA; encoded by the coding sequence GTGACCGACGCCGTCAAGGTCGCCGTCATCTACTACAGCGCCACCGGGTCCGTGCACACCATGGCCGCCCGCGCCGCCCAGGCCGCCGAGAAGGCCGGCGCCGAGGTGCGCCTCGTGCGCGTCGCCGAGCTCGCCCCCGCCGAGGCGATCGCCTCCAACGAGGCCTGGGCCGCCCACTCCGCCGCCACCGCCGACGTCCCGGTGGCCACCCCGGCCGACATCGAGTGGGCCGACGTCGTGCTGTTCGGCACCCCCACGCGCTACGGCAACGTGGCCGCGCAGCTCAAGCAGTACCTCGACACCCTCGGGCCCCTGTGGGCGCAGGGCAAGCTCGCCGACAAGGTCTACGCCGCCTTCACCTCGACCGGGACCAAGCGCGGCGGCCAGGAGACCACGCTGCTGGCGCTCTACAACTCCGTCTACCACTTCGGCGGCATCATCGTGCCGCCGGGCTACACCGACCCGGCCGTGAAGTTCAACGACGGCAACCCCTACGGCGTCTCGCACGTGTCGTTCAACGGCGCCAACCCGCCCGCCGACGAGGAGTTCGCCGCGCTCGACCACCTCGCCCAGCGCGCCGTCGGCGTCGCCGCCCGCCTGCGCCGCGGCGCGGCCTGA
- a CDS encoding TIGR00730 family Rossman fold protein: protein MELPSPQAEAPGPPLADPGEIPAARGEVARAAAGRVSVVPVTPDDDAPAAAGQPEQPARTAPAERTKGPVTLRRSQVTASTTDQRLLDTRGPSDWVHTDPWRVLRIQAEFVEGFGALAGLGHAVSIFGSARTSPGTPDYENAERLASLLAGRGYAVITGGGPGIMEAANKGACEAGGTSVGLGIELPFEQGMNQWVDIGIHFRYFFARKTMFVKYAQAFVVFPGGFGTFDELFEALTLVQTGKVTSFPVVLFGSDYWGGLVDWLRDHVLAEGKISPRDLELLHVVDDLEEAVAIVDAGIRGHNGGGAPAGWYPPVEV, encoded by the coding sequence ATGGAACTACCGAGTCCGCAAGCGGAGGCCCCGGGCCCTCCGCTGGCAGATCCCGGGGAGATCCCCGCAGCGCGTGGCGAGGTCGCCCGCGCCGCCGCGGGGCGCGTTAGCGTCGTGCCCGTGACCCCGGACGACGACGCCCCCGCCGCAGCCGGCCAGCCCGAGCAGCCCGCCCGGACGGCCCCCGCCGAGCGCACCAAGGGCCCGGTCACGCTGCGCCGCTCGCAGGTCACGGCCAGCACCACCGACCAGCGACTGCTCGACACCCGCGGGCCCAGCGACTGGGTGCACACGGACCCGTGGCGGGTGCTGCGCATCCAGGCGGAGTTCGTCGAGGGGTTCGGCGCCCTCGCCGGCCTCGGCCACGCCGTGAGCATCTTCGGCTCCGCGCGCACGAGCCCCGGGACGCCGGACTACGAGAACGCGGAGCGACTCGCGTCCCTGCTCGCCGGCCGCGGGTACGCCGTCATCACCGGCGGCGGCCCCGGGATCATGGAGGCCGCGAACAAGGGGGCCTGCGAGGCGGGCGGCACCTCGGTGGGCCTCGGCATCGAGCTCCCCTTCGAGCAGGGCATGAACCAGTGGGTCGACATCGGCATCCACTTCCGCTACTTCTTCGCGCGCAAGACGATGTTCGTGAAGTACGCCCAGGCGTTCGTCGTCTTCCCCGGCGGTTTCGGCACCTTCGACGAGCTGTTCGAGGCGCTCACCCTGGTGCAGACCGGCAAGGTCACCTCGTTCCCCGTCGTGCTGTTCGGCTCGGACTACTGGGGCGGGCTCGTCGACTGGCTGCGCGACCACGTCCTGGCCGAGGGCAAGATCTCCCCGCGGGACCTCGAGCTGCTCCACGTCGTCGACGACCTCGAGGAGGCGGTGGCCATCGTGGACGCCGGCATCCGCGGCCACAACGGCGGCGGGGCCCCCGCCGGCTGGTACCCCCCGGTGGAGGTCTGA
- a CDS encoding helix-turn-helix domain-containing protein, protein MGQDREQRNRRLLRARDAIDRRYAEPLDVPALAGIACLSEAAFIRAFRDTFGETPHRYLQRRRIERAMSLLRTTELDVVDVCTAVGLSSLATFTRTFREVVGQTPAAFRAGAPRERVPVCFEKAWARPSSFGQPRDEPAA, encoded by the coding sequence GTGGGTCAGGACCGCGAGCAGCGCAACCGGCGCCTGCTGCGCGCCCGCGACGCGATCGACCGCCGCTACGCCGAGCCCCTCGACGTCCCCGCCCTCGCCGGCATCGCCTGCCTGTCGGAGGCCGCCTTCATCCGGGCGTTCCGCGACACCTTCGGCGAGACGCCGCACCGCTACCTCCAGCGGCGCCGGATCGAGCGCGCGATGTCGCTGCTGCGCACCACCGAGCTCGACGTCGTGGACGTGTGCACCGCGGTGGGCCTGAGCAGCCTCGCGACCTTCACGCGCACCTTCCGGGAGGTCGTGGGGCAGACCCCGGCGGCGTTCCGGGCCGGGGCGCCGCGCGAGCGCGTGCCGGTGTGCTTCGAGAAGGCCTGGGCCCGGCCGAGCAGTTTCGGACAACCGCGCGACGAGCCGGCCGCCTAG
- a CDS encoding DUF3117 domain-containing protein — MAAMKPRTGDGPLEVTKEGRGIVMRVPLEGGGRLVVELTPDEARDLGAQLSTVAG, encoded by the coding sequence ATGGCCGCGATGAAGCCGCGGACGGGCGATGGCCCGCTCGAGGTCACCAAGGAGGGTCGTGGCATCGTCATGCGCGTCCCGCTCGAGGGAGGCGGACGTCTCGTCGTCGAGCTCACCCCCGACGAGGCGCGCGACCTCGGTGCCCAGCTGAGCACGGTCGCCGGCTGA
- a CDS encoding DUF2087 domain-containing protein — protein MPARWSRKLVLLDVVAQSFEPGRAYAETEVDTVLRTWYEHDWVSLRRYLVDGGFLDRSDGFYWRIGGTFEI, from the coding sequence ATGCCGGCCCGGTGGTCGCGCAAGCTGGTGCTGCTCGACGTCGTCGCGCAGTCGTTCGAGCCCGGCCGCGCCTACGCCGAGACCGAGGTCGACACGGTGCTGCGCACCTGGTACGAGCACGACTGGGTGTCCCTGCGGCGCTACCTCGTCGACGGCGGCTTCCTCGACCGGAGCGACGGCTTCTACTGGCGCATCGGCGGCACCTTCGAGATCTGA
- a CDS encoding phosphotransferase, protein MQEPPADLDLVLLHDVLHERWRFSLRTLEHRPVGFGSHHWLAVEHSGRALFLTVDDLDAKPMLGRGRDEAFAGLRRALRVAVDLRHGGLRAVVAPVPTGDGEPLARLEDRFALTVHDVVEGRPGRWGDERTPVERQALVDVLADLHRARPATLPTTAAPVPGGDALDLALADLDRPWTGGPWSEPAREWARAHEHALRATLDRVREAAAGDAGRLVVTHGEPHPGNVITTDAGPVLVDWDTVALAAPERDLWWFADDDIAHYERRSGVAVDRAALARFASVWDLADVASFVDGFRHPHHDTADTRQAWRGLEATPLG, encoded by the coding sequence GTGCAGGAGCCGCCGGCGGACCTCGACCTCGTCCTCCTGCACGACGTCCTGCACGAGCGCTGGCGGTTCTCGCTGCGCACGTTGGAGCACCGGCCGGTGGGGTTCGGGAGCCACCACTGGCTCGCCGTGGAGCACTCGGGGCGCGCACTGTTCCTCACCGTCGACGACCTCGACGCCAAGCCGATGCTCGGCCGCGGGCGGGACGAGGCCTTCGCCGGGCTGCGCCGGGCCCTGCGGGTGGCCGTGGACCTGCGCCACGGGGGCCTGCGCGCCGTGGTGGCCCCGGTGCCGACCGGCGACGGCGAGCCCCTGGCCCGGCTCGAGGACCGCTTCGCGCTCACCGTGCACGACGTCGTCGAGGGCAGGCCCGGGCGGTGGGGCGACGAGCGCACGCCCGTCGAGCGCCAGGCGCTCGTCGACGTGCTCGCCGACCTGCACCGCGCCCGCCCGGCGACGCTGCCGACCACCGCGGCGCCGGTGCCCGGGGGCGACGCGCTCGACCTCGCGCTCGCCGACCTCGACCGGCCCTGGACCGGCGGCCCGTGGAGCGAGCCCGCGCGCGAGTGGGCGCGCGCGCACGAGCACGCGCTCCGCGCGACGCTCGACCGGGTGCGGGAGGCGGCGGCCGGCGACGCGGGCCGGCTCGTGGTGACGCACGGCGAGCCCCACCCCGGCAACGTGATCACCACCGACGCAGGGCCCGTCCTGGTCGACTGGGACACCGTCGCGCTGGCCGCACCCGAGCGCGACCTCTGGTGGTTCGCCGACGACGACATCGCGCACTACGAGCGGCGCTCGGGCGTCGCCGTGGACCGTGCCGCCCTCGCCCGGTTCGCCAGCGTGTGGGACCTCGCCGACGTCGCCTCCTTCGTCGACGGGTTCCGCCACCCCCACCACGACACGGCCGACACCCGGCAGGCGTGGCGCGGCCTGGAGGCGACGCCGCTGGGGTGA
- the folP gene encoding dihydropteroate synthase, translated as MAVLLLVVRPWGLPVRAGRRPGRPAGRAGVEHATLSGRRGAGPAGTGREDGVPLRLGRHVVDDDETVVMAIVNRTPDSFYDKGATYAEGAALEAVARAVEEGAGIVDVGGVKAGPGAEVDAAEEIRRTASFVAAVRARHDVVVSVDTWRAEVGRAACLEGAELLNDAWGGHDPRLAEVAAEFGVGLVCTHTGGAAPRTRPHRVAYDDVMADVVARTTAEAERAVALGVPRESVLVDPGHDFGKSTRHSLEATRRLPELVATGWPVLVSLSRKDFVGEALDIAAPADRLVGTLAATSVSAWLGARVFRAHDVAATRQTLDMVASIAGTRPPAVARRGLA; from the coding sequence ATGGCCGTGCTCCTCCTCGTGGTGCGCCCATGGGGGCTGCCGGTGCGCGCCGGACGGCGTCCGGGGCGGCCCGCGGGGCGGGCCGGGGTCGAGCATGCCACGCTGTCGGGGCGTCGGGGCGCCGGCCCCGCCGGGACGGGACGGGAGGACGGCGTGCCCCTGCGCCTGGGTCGCCACGTGGTCGACGACGACGAGACCGTGGTGATGGCGATCGTCAACCGCACCCCGGACTCGTTCTACGACAAGGGCGCCACCTACGCCGAGGGCGCGGCGCTGGAGGCCGTGGCCCGTGCCGTGGAGGAGGGCGCCGGCATCGTCGACGTCGGCGGGGTCAAGGCCGGCCCGGGGGCGGAGGTCGACGCCGCCGAGGAGATCCGGCGCACGGCGTCGTTCGTCGCCGCGGTCCGCGCGCGCCACGACGTGGTGGTGAGCGTCGACACCTGGCGCGCCGAGGTGGGGCGGGCCGCGTGCCTCGAGGGGGCGGAGCTGCTCAACGACGCCTGGGGCGGGCACGACCCGCGGCTCGCGGAGGTGGCCGCGGAGTTCGGCGTCGGCCTGGTGTGCACCCACACCGGCGGGGCGGCGCCGCGCACCCGCCCGCACCGCGTGGCCTACGACGACGTCATGGCCGACGTCGTCGCCCGCACCACCGCGGAGGCGGAGCGGGCCGTGGCGCTCGGCGTACCGCGGGAGTCGGTGCTGGTCGACCCGGGGCACGACTTCGGCAAGTCGACGCGGCACTCGCTGGAGGCCACCCGCCGGCTGCCGGAGCTGGTCGCCACCGGCTGGCCCGTGCTGGTGTCGTTGAGCCGCAAGGACTTCGTGGGCGAGGCCCTCGACATCGCCGCCCCCGCGGACCGTCTGGTGGGCACGCTGGCCGCGACGTCGGTGTCGGCCTGGCTCGGTGCGCGCGTGTTCCGCGCGCACGACGTCGCCGCCACCCGGCAGACGCTCGACATGGTGGCCTCGATCGCCGGCACGCGACCGCCCGCCGTCGCCCGCCGCGGCCTCGCCTGA
- a CDS encoding DUF1905 domain-containing protein yields the protein MTDPALRLRTTLHPRGPAAAIVLTDEQVAQVGGGAKAFPVRVTVAGHSFEGRVARMGGENLVGLNAAVRKAAGVSPGDEVDVVIVADAAPRTVEIPPALQAALDSDAAARAAFDGLAYSHRKEFARWVAEAKRDETRDRRVAETLTMLAEGRAR from the coding sequence ATGACCGACCCCGCGCTGCGCCTGCGGACCACGCTGCACCCGCGCGGGCCGGCCGCGGCCATCGTGCTCACCGACGAGCAGGTGGCGCAGGTGGGCGGAGGCGCCAAGGCGTTCCCCGTCCGGGTCACCGTGGCCGGCCACAGCTTCGAGGGCCGCGTCGCGCGCATGGGCGGCGAGAACCTCGTGGGCCTCAACGCCGCGGTCCGCAAGGCCGCCGGGGTGTCGCCGGGCGACGAGGTGGACGTCGTCATCGTCGCCGACGCCGCGCCGCGCACCGTGGAGATCCCGCCGGCGCTTCAGGCCGCCCTGGACTCGGACGCCGCGGCGCGCGCGGCCTTCGACGGCCTGGCCTACTCCCACCGCAAGGAGTTCGCCCGGTGGGTCGCGGAGGCCAAGCGCGACGAGACGCGCGACCGGCGGGTCGCGGAGACGCTGACGATGCTGGCCGAGGGCCGCGCGCGCTGA
- a CDS encoding VOC family protein codes for MLTTTRLSSLFVLDQQQALDFYVGLLGLEVRADVDLGFMRWLTVGAPGDAGREILLEVPGPPSMDPATAEQVRDLLTKGAAGGWVAFTTADPHAVHARLAAAGADFTDDLEDRGYGVDFGVRDPFGNRLRIGSMRDSAPDWKG; via the coding sequence ATGCTCACCACCACGCGACTGTCGTCCCTTTTCGTCCTCGACCAGCAGCAGGCGCTGGACTTCTACGTCGGGCTGCTCGGCCTCGAGGTCCGCGCCGACGTCGACCTCGGGTTCATGCGCTGGCTCACCGTCGGCGCGCCCGGCGACGCCGGCCGCGAGATCCTCCTCGAGGTGCCCGGTCCGCCGTCGATGGACCCGGCCACCGCCGAGCAGGTCCGCGACCTGCTCACCAAGGGCGCCGCGGGCGGCTGGGTCGCGTTCACCACCGCGGACCCGCACGCCGTCCACGCGCGCCTCGCGGCCGCCGGCGCCGACTTCACCGACGACCTCGAGGACCGCGGCTACGGCGTCGACTTCGGCGTCCGCGACCCGTTCGGCAACCGGCTGCGCATCGGGTCGATGCGCGACTCCGCCCCCGACTGGAAGGGCTGA
- the dapD gene encoding 2,3,4,5-tetrahydropyridine-2,6-dicarboxylate N-succinyltransferase: MTLLSSPAAAMGLATYADDVLLDVWYPEPALAEEPVDVEGLSAGTHTDDVRGTRTVVVSTSIEDLSAAPVDTADVWLRLHLLSHRLVAPRTVSLDGVFGLLQNVAWTTLGPVPVDRLTEVQVRLRRTGAHLTVLGVDKFPRMVDYVVPPGVRIADADRVRLGAHLAPGTTVMHEGFVNFNSGTLGASMVEGRISAGVVVGDGSDVGGGASIMGTLSGGGTEVVSIGRRCLIGANAGVGISLGDDCVVEAGCYITAGSKITLPDGEVAKGRDLSGIDGMQFWRNSVSGSLEARPRSGSWGGLNAALHAHA; encoded by the coding sequence ATGACGCTGCTGTCCTCGCCCGCTGCCGCCATGGGCCTCGCGACGTACGCCGACGACGTGCTGCTCGACGTCTGGTACCCCGAGCCGGCGCTGGCCGAGGAGCCCGTCGACGTCGAGGGCCTGTCAGCGGGCACCCACACCGACGACGTGCGCGGCACCCGCACGGTGGTGGTGTCCACCTCCATCGAGGACCTGTCCGCTGCCCCTGTCGACACCGCGGACGTCTGGCTGCGCCTGCACCTGCTCTCGCACCGGCTGGTGGCCCCGCGCACGGTCTCGCTGGACGGCGTGTTCGGGCTGCTGCAGAACGTCGCGTGGACCACGCTCGGGCCGGTCCCGGTCGACCGCCTCACCGAGGTGCAGGTGCGCCTGCGCCGCACCGGCGCGCACCTCACGGTGCTCGGCGTGGACAAGTTCCCGCGCATGGTCGACTACGTCGTGCCTCCCGGCGTGCGCATCGCCGACGCCGACCGCGTGCGGCTCGGCGCGCACCTCGCCCCGGGCACGACGGTGATGCACGAGGGCTTCGTGAACTTCAACTCCGGCACGCTGGGCGCGTCGATGGTCGAGGGCCGGATCTCCGCGGGGGTCGTGGTCGGCGACGGCTCCGACGTCGGCGGCGGCGCCTCGATCATGGGGACGCTGTCCGGCGGCGGCACGGAGGTCGTCAGCATCGGCCGCCGCTGCCTCATCGGCGCCAACGCGGGCGTGGGGATCTCGCTCGGCGACGACTGCGTCGTGGAGGCCGGCTGCTACATCACGGCCGGGTCGAAGATCACCCTGCCCGACGGCGAGGTGGCCAAGGGCCGCGACCTGTCCGGCATCGACGGCATGCAGTTCTGGCGCAACTCGGTCTCCGGGTCGCTCGAGGCGCGCCCGCGCAGCGGCAGCTGGGGCGGCCTCAACGCCGCGCTGCACGCGCACGCGTGA
- a CDS encoding methyltransferase domain-containing protein has product MDLDTRALAAFRSSWEYAEAFVPEDPVLLNARARAEEVGCVPVHPGTGAALRLLAAVLAARTVVEIGTGTGVSGVWLLRGMAPDGVLTSVDIEAEHQRHAREAFAAEGVAASRTRLITGRALEVLPRLADASYDLVVVDGAKDEYPDYVQEAARLLRPGGVLAVDNSLWHDRVADPAQRDPDTIAIRSTLGDLQEDERFLVALLPVGDGLLTAVRR; this is encoded by the coding sequence CCGAGGACCCGGTGCTGCTCAACGCCCGGGCCCGCGCGGAGGAGGTCGGCTGCGTCCCCGTGCACCCCGGCACCGGGGCGGCCCTGCGGCTGCTGGCCGCGGTCCTCGCGGCCCGCACCGTCGTCGAGATCGGCACGGGCACCGGCGTCTCGGGCGTCTGGCTGCTGCGCGGCATGGCACCCGACGGCGTGCTCACGTCCGTGGACATCGAGGCCGAGCACCAGCGCCACGCGCGCGAGGCCTTCGCCGCCGAGGGGGTCGCCGCCTCGCGCACCCGGCTCATCACCGGCCGCGCGCTCGAGGTGCTCCCCCGGCTGGCCGACGCCTCCTACGACCTCGTCGTCGTCGACGGCGCCAAGGACGAGTACCCGGACTACGTCCAGGAGGCGGCGCGCCTGCTGCGCCCCGGGGGCGTGCTCGCGGTCGACAACAGCCTCTGGCACGACCGGGTCGCCGACCCGGCCCAGCGCGACCCCGACACCATCGCCATCCGCAGCACCCTCGGCGACCTCCAGGAGGACGAGCGCTTCCTCGTCGCCCTGCTCCCGGTGGGCGACGGGCTGCTCACCGCCGTCCGGCGCTGA
- a CDS encoding isoprenylcysteine carboxylmethyltransferase family protein encodes MIPSLGSKGQGWVALQGVLLVAILVVGLLDRGGWPDAVRTALLVVGIALKAAGVAVFTAAIVGLGSALTANPAPLRDASLRSGGVYGVVRHPIYSGLILASTGFALATGPWALVPVALLAVELDLKRRVEERWLLEAYPEYADYRRRVGAALVPGIW; translated from the coding sequence GTGATCCCCTCACTCGGGAGCAAGGGCCAGGGCTGGGTGGCGCTGCAGGGCGTCCTGCTCGTGGCGATCCTCGTGGTCGGCCTGCTCGACCGCGGCGGCTGGCCGGACGCCGTGCGCACCGCGCTGCTGGTGGTCGGCATCGCCCTGAAGGCCGCCGGGGTCGCGGTGTTCACCGCGGCGATCGTGGGCCTCGGCTCCGCGCTGACCGCCAACCCGGCGCCGCTGCGGGACGCGAGCCTGCGCAGCGGGGGCGTCTACGGGGTCGTGCGGCACCCCATCTACAGCGGGCTGATCCTGGCCTCCACCGGGTTCGCCCTCGCGACCGGGCCGTGGGCGCTGGTGCCCGTCGCGCTGCTCGCCGTCGAGCTCGACCTCAAGCGGCGGGTGGAGGAGCGGTGGCTGCTCGAGGCGTACCCGGAGTACGCCGACTACCGGCGCCGGGTCGGCGCCGCGCTGGTGCCCGGGATCTGGTGA
- a CDS encoding TIGR00730 family Rossman fold protein, translated as MPTVTVFCASSESIDERYSVLAGEVGFAIARRGWTLVSGGGSVSSMGALARAARAGGSRTVGVIPRALVELEVADHGADELVVTDDMRERKGEMDRRSDAFLTLPGGIGTLEELLEIWVARSLRMHDKPIVVLDPWGDLQPLALLVSGLVEAGFVRDTAAALPVWTSTVEDAVAAIERGWAEMGQVVPTEPTAAEWLEAEP; from the coding sequence GTGCCCACGGTCACCGTGTTCTGCGCGTCCAGCGAGAGCATCGACGAGCGGTACTCCGTGCTCGCGGGCGAGGTGGGCTTCGCCATCGCCCGTCGTGGCTGGACCCTCGTGAGCGGCGGCGGGTCGGTCAGCTCGATGGGCGCCCTCGCCCGTGCGGCGCGGGCCGGCGGCTCGCGGACCGTCGGCGTCATCCCGCGGGCGCTGGTCGAGCTCGAGGTGGCCGACCACGGCGCCGACGAGCTGGTGGTCACCGACGACATGCGCGAGCGCAAGGGGGAGATGGACCGCCGCAGCGACGCCTTCCTCACCCTGCCCGGCGGCATCGGCACGCTCGAGGAGCTGCTCGAGATCTGGGTCGCGCGCTCGCTGCGCATGCACGACAAGCCGATCGTGGTCCTCGACCCGTGGGGCGACCTCCAGCCGCTGGCCCTGCTCGTGAGCGGGCTGGTCGAGGCCGGCTTCGTGCGCGACACGGCGGCCGCGCTCCCCGTGTGGACCTCCACCGTGGAGGACGCCGTCGCCGCCATCGAGCGCGGCTGGGCGGAGATGGGTCAGGTCGTCCCGACCGAGCCGACCGCGGCGGAGTGGCTCGAGGCCGAGCCGTGA
- a CDS encoding alpha/beta hydrolase, which produces MTWVVRAVAAAAVLVVAWVCLTAWPAVVHGHPAYAVLLVLTVLVAVLVAALSGRRREPSVWRTVGRGLLVLLSVAWIAGIAWLRPYVAQEPALAALQSDAAVTVDEYPTQIVLTPTAGAGTTGLVFEPGALVDPRAYAAVLRPVAAAGHLVVIVKQPLGIAFLSLGTFARIRDAYPAVTSWVVGGHSLGGTVAAMEADAHDSDTIAPVRGLLFYASYPAGDISGTLTATVLSISASLDGLATPDKVAASRADLPPSAHFVVVDGAVHSSFGDYGEQKGDGTPTIPHDEARTQISAATVSFVNRVG; this is translated from the coding sequence ATGACGTGGGTGGTGCGGGCCGTGGCGGCCGCCGCGGTGCTGGTGGTCGCGTGGGTGTGCCTGACCGCCTGGCCGGCCGTGGTGCACGGGCACCCGGCGTACGCCGTGCTGCTCGTGCTGACGGTGCTCGTCGCGGTCCTGGTGGCCGCGCTGTCCGGACGCCGCCGTGAGCCGTCCGTGTGGCGCACCGTCGGGCGCGGGCTGCTGGTGCTGCTGTCGGTCGCGTGGATCGCGGGGATCGCGTGGCTGCGCCCGTACGTCGCGCAGGAGCCGGCGCTCGCCGCCCTGCAGTCCGACGCCGCCGTCACGGTCGACGAGTACCCGACCCAGATCGTGCTGACGCCGACCGCCGGCGCCGGAACCACCGGGCTGGTGTTCGAGCCGGGCGCGCTGGTCGACCCGCGTGCCTACGCCGCCGTGCTGCGGCCGGTGGCCGCGGCCGGGCACCTCGTCGTCATCGTCAAGCAGCCGCTGGGCATCGCGTTCCTCTCGCTCGGCACGTTCGCCCGCATCCGCGACGCCTACCCCGCCGTCACCAGCTGGGTCGTCGGCGGCCACTCGCTCGGCGGCACGGTTGCGGCCATGGAGGCCGATGCGCACGACAGCGACACCATCGCGCCGGTGCGCGGCCTGCTGTTCTACGCCTCGTACCCGGCCGGCGACATCAGCGGCACGCTCACGGCGACGGTGCTGTCGATCTCGGCCAGCCTCGACGGGCTCGCGACGCCGGACAAGGTGGCCGCCTCCCGGGCCGACCTGCCGCCCTCGGCGCACTTCGTCGTCGTCGACGGAGCGGTGCACTCCAGCTTCGGCGACTACGGCGAGCAGAAGGGCGACGGCACGCCGACCATCCCGCACGACGAGGCGCGCACCCAGATCAGCGCGGCCACCGTGTCGTTCGTCAACCGCGTGGGCTGA
- a CDS encoding succinyl-diaminopimelate desuccinylase has product MSPTYRARAPAPSVATVAGADARAGPRPAGTRRRARLGAVTGSVELDLGSDVVPLLRALIDVPSESRHEQVLADAVERAVSALPHLEVVRDGHTVVARTHLGRAERVAIGGHLDTVPENRNLPSSVITEDGEERVYGLGACDMKGGVAVALRLAAELTEPTRDVTWIWYEAEEIDSQFNGLRRLAQERPELIASDFAVLMEPSNAGVEAGCQGTMRVEVRTTGVRAHSARSWMGRNAIHDAGEVLRRLQEYQPREVLIDGLAYREGLNAVGIRGGVAGNVIPDECVVAVNYRFAPSRSSAEGEAHLREVFHGFDVEVVDAVDGALPGLEQPAAAAFVAAVGAVPSPKFGWTDVARFSGLGVPAVNYGPGNPSLAHSRDEFVPVRDLHAVEAGLRTWLTS; this is encoded by the coding sequence ATGTCCCCAACCTACCGAGCCCGGGCCCCGGCCCCGTCCGTCGCGACCGTCGCGGGCGCGGATGCGCGGGCCGGACCTCGGCCGGCCGGCACGCGGCGACGGGCTAGGCTCGGCGCCGTGACCGGCAGCGTGGAGCTCGACCTGGGCAGCGACGTCGTCCCCCTCCTCCGGGCGCTCATCGACGTCCCGAGCGAGTCGCGCCACGAGCAGGTGCTCGCCGACGCCGTGGAGCGCGCCGTGTCCGCCCTGCCGCACCTCGAGGTCGTGCGCGACGGGCACACCGTGGTCGCACGGACCCACCTCGGCCGCGCCGAGCGGGTGGCGATCGGCGGGCACCTCGACACCGTGCCGGAGAACCGGAACCTGCCGTCGTCGGTCATCACCGAGGACGGCGAGGAGCGCGTGTACGGCCTCGGCGCCTGCGACATGAAGGGCGGGGTCGCGGTCGCCCTGCGCCTGGCCGCCGAGCTGACCGAGCCGACCCGCGACGTCACGTGGATCTGGTACGAGGCCGAGGAGATCGACTCCCAGTTCAACGGCCTGCGCCGGCTCGCGCAGGAGCGGCCCGAGCTGATCGCCTCGGACTTCGCGGTGCTCATGGAGCCCTCCAACGCCGGGGTGGAGGCGGGCTGCCAGGGCACCATGCGCGTCGAGGTGCGCACCACCGGGGTGCGCGCGCACTCCGCCCGCTCGTGGATGGGGCGCAACGCGATCCACGACGCCGGCGAGGTGCTGCGTCGGCTCCAGGAGTACCAGCCGCGCGAGGTGCTCATCGACGGCCTGGCCTACCGCGAGGGGCTCAACGCCGTGGGCATCCGCGGCGGCGTCGCGGGCAACGTCATCCCGGACGAGTGCGTCGTGGCGGTCAACTACCGCTTCGCCCCGTCGCGGTCCTCCGCGGAGGGGGAGGCGCACCTGCGGGAGGTGTTCCACGGCTTCGACGTCGAGGTCGTCGACGCCGTCGACGGCGCCCTGCCGGGGCTCGAGCAGCCCGCCGCCGCCGCGTTCGTCGCTGCGGTCGGCGCCGTGCCCTCGCCGAAGTTCGGGTGGACCGACGTCGCGAGGTTCAGCGGCCTGGGCGTCCCCGCCGTCAACTACGGGCCGGGCAACCCCTCGCTCGCGCACTCGCGCGACGAGTTCGTGCCGGTGCGCGACCTGCACGCGGTCGAGGCCGGGCTGCGCACGTGGCTGACGTCGTGA